A window of Aromatoleum bremense genomic DNA:
CCACTGGTAACGCTGAACACGGGCTCCAGCCAGTGCGCTGAAACGAGGACCACGGCCTGCGGGCGTTGCGGCAGGGTGCCGGCCACGCTCTTGAGGAAGCCGGCCATCGCGTCCCATGCCGTGGGCGGGTTCCAGTCCATGAAGAAGCAGGGGCCGGCACCATGGGGAACGAACAGGGTCGGCATCCGGGAATCGACGCGCGCGGGGACGGCTTGCGTAGTCTCTGACATATGCGCCACTCTCCTGGGGAAACGCCAACGCTGCAAAGTACCACTTGCGGTGCCGTACGGTTGAATCCTGCTGGGGTGAAACTCATGCGCAATTCATTTGCGCATCGTCAAAGCCGTAGTAGTGCCAAATATCGCGCAAATCGGTGCCAATTATCGCGCGCCGCTACACAGCGAAGCCAAAAAGCAAAAACCCAACCACCGCGAAGTGATTGGGTTTTTTGTACTTATTTGGTTGCGGGGGCAGGATTTGAACCTGCGACCTTCGGGTTATGAGCCCGACGAGCTGCCAGACTGCTCCACCCCGCGTCGGAGAAACAGAACTATAGTCGACTTCATAGATGCCGTCAATGAATATTGCCTGAAAAATGCCGAGACAAGCTGCGGCCCCGGCTACAAGGAACGGGCTGGCGACGCTATGCTGTCGGCCGGCCGGGTTTGTAGTGCGTGAACTGTGTTTTCGGAAATTCCGGCATCCCTCCGTCAGGGGTTCGGCGGCGTGCCGGAACCTGGACCTGTTTGAGATTTCAAGGGAATCAACCCATGGCAATGACGCGGTCGCTCGAAGTGAAAGGCCAGCCGGTGGCCGGCGGCAAGGAGCCGTTGATCTGCGCGCCGCTCGTCGGCAGAGACGAAGCGGCGGTGCTGCACGAGCTGGAGGTGATCGTCGCGAAGCGGCCCGATCTTCTCGAGTGGCGGGTCGATTTCTACTCCGGCATCTCCGACGTTAACCGTGTCGTCGAGCTCGCGAAGAAGATCCGCACGAGTTCGGCCGGCATTCCGCTCATCTTCACGCGCCGCTCGACCCGCGAAGGCGGCGAGACGATCGGCATCTCCGAGGAGCAGGTGCTGTCGATGTACCGGGCGGTCGCCCGTTCGAGCGCGGTCGACTTCCTCGACTATGAGTTGAGCAGCGAGCCGGAGCATTTCGAGCAGGCCGTCGCGCTCGCCTGCGAGACCGGCACGAAACTCATCGCATCGTTCCATAACTTCCAGAAGACGCCGCCGGCCGACGAGATCGTCGCGAAGCTCGTCGCGATGGAAGAAGCGGGCGCCGACATCGCCAAGGTCGCGGTGATGCCGCAAGGGCTCGAGGACGTGCTGACGCTGCTGCAGGCGACACTGGAAGCGCAGAAGAAGATTCGGCTTCCGGTCATCAGCATGTCGATGGGCGCCTATGGTTCGCTGAGCCGCCTGTTCGGCTGGGTGTTCGGCTCGTCGGTGAGCTTCGCGGTCGGCCAGAAGGCATCGGCGCCCGGGCAGGTGCCGATCGAGGACCTGAGGACGGTGCTCGAAGTCCTGCAGCGCTCGCTCAAGGGCGAGTAAGCCGGAGGCACGGAGGGACTTTTTACGCGTACGCGTCGTGACGCCGGCTTTCCGGTTCTTCAGCCGGCTTGCCGCGCTTCGAGCAGCTTGACCAGGCTGTGCAGGACGCGATTGACTGGCGTCGCAATGCCGAAGGCCTCGCCCTTGCGCAGCACGTAGCCGTTGAGATGGTCGATCTCGCTGCGTTTGCCGCGCGCGAGGTCCTGCGCGGTGGAGGAAAACTGCGTCGGCATCGTGCGGGCGATATGCTGCACCGCTTCCCACGGATCCCCCGGCACATTCACGCCTTCGGCCTGCGCGACGGTGAGGCACTCCCGCATGACGTCACGCATCACGTCTTCGACCCCTTCGCCGCGCACGAGGCGACCGTAAGGCAGTTGCGTGATCGCGGACAGCGCGTTGTACGCGCAGTTGAGGATCAGCTTGGCCCATAGCGCGCCCATCACGTTGTCCGAGATCTGCACCGGCACGCCGGCCTCGGCGAACAGCTTCGCCAGCGCCTCGCTCGCGGCCGTTGGGCCGATCACGAGCTCGCCGCGTCCATGGTGCCTGACGTGGCCCGGTCCGGCCATTTCGGTCGCGACATAGACCACCGCCGGCGCGACCTCGCGTCCGAGCAGCGCCTGCAGCCGCGATGCGTTGTCGACGCCGTTTTGCAGGCTTAGCAGCAGCGCGGCGGGTGCAAGATGCGGTGCCATTTCCGCCGCTGCATCGGCGGTATCCGTCGACTTCACGCAGCACAGCACGAGTTGCGCCCCCCGCACGGCGCCGGCGTCGGTGCTCGCGCGCATCGGTACACGTGCCTGGAAGGTCTGGGTATCGAGGAACAGCCCGTCGCGCTGCACCGCCTCGACATGCGGCGCCCGGCCGATCAGGACCACGTCGTGGCCCGCACGCGCGAGCATCCCGCCGTAGTAGCAGCCGACCGCGCCGGCACCCATCACTGCAATATCCATCCTGCTCGCTCCAAAGTATCGCCTCGAACTGCGAGGCGTGTCTCATCATGGTTGTCGTAGCCGCTCATGGTAACGCCATCGCGTGCGAGGGCAGATTGGGATGGGTGAGCATCTTTGCTCCAGACAAGTCGATCGCCGGTCGTGCCTGGGGTATTTGAATCGCCTCGCTTGCCGCGCGACAATGTGCGCCGGCACGGCCATTTCGTGGGAGCAGTCGAGATGAGCAAACCGGATCACGAGCGGCTCGACCGGCTCGTCGCCGAGGCGCGACGCGCCAGGGAGCAGCGCGAGCAGGGGTATCGTGAGCGGGCGCTCAAGATCTATCCGTGGATCTGCGGCCGCTGTGCACGCGAATTCACGCGCGAGAACGTGCATCAGCTCACCGTGCATCACCGCGACCACAATCACGACCACAACCCGTCCGACGGCAGCAACTGGGAGCTGCTCTGCCTGTATTGCCACGATGCCGAGCATTCGCGAGTCCTGGATTGCGCAGGGCGCAGCGCGGGGAGCGAGGAGCTTTCCCCGGCCACGCACCAGCCGTTCGCGGATCTGAAGTCGCGGCTGAAGGGGCGTACGTAGCGCAGTCACGCGAGGCGCAACGCGTTGGCTGGCGCAGGCCGGGCTCGCACGAGGCGAAAGGGCTCTCCCGAACGATGCTGCGGCTCGCCATTGCCTCTCTGATCATGATTGCCGGGGTCACCATGTTCCAGGACCGTTGGCTTTATTTCCCCGACAGGGCCACGCTGAGTGAGGTGGTGTCCGACCGGCTGCGCGCGTGGCCGACGCCCGAGGACTTTCGCGGCCTTATCGCCGAGCCGGCGAGCCCCGCGCGCGGCACGGCAATCGTCTTTCACGGCAACGCCGGCCATGCCGGCCATCGGGACTTTTACGCGGCCCTGCTCACAAGGCTGGGGCTGCGCGTGATCCTGGCCGAGTATCCGGGCTATGGTCCGCGTGGCGGCAGGGTAGGCGAACAGAATCTGGTCGCCGATGCCGAACATACCATCGCGCTCGCCTATCGCCTGCACGGCGGGCCGCTGCTGCTCATCGGCGAATCACTCGGCGCCGGCGTCGTGGCGGCGACGAGCGCGAGCCAGCGCGACAGGATTGCCGGGCTGCTGCTCATCACGCCCTGGGACCGACTCGAGAACGTCGCGACGTTCCACTATCCGTGGCTGCCCGTGCAGTGGCTGCTGTATGACCGGTATGACAGCGCCGCCCATCTGGCGTCGTTCGGCCGCCCGGTGCTGGTGGTGGTCGCGGAGCGGGACAGCATCGTTCCCGCCCGCTTCGGCGCCGCCCTTTATCGGGCGCTCGGGAATCCCAAGCGGCTGGCGGTGGTGGAGGGCGCGGAACACAACGACTGGGTCGATCATGTCGATGAGCGCTGGTGGCGCGACGCGATCTCGTTCCTGCTCGAGGAATCGCGGTGATCGACTCCCGATGTGCAGGGCGAGCACGTGCCCGCTTCGGGTCAATCCCCGTTATCGCGGTGAACGGAGTCCGGGTCCGGGCCGCCTGAATCCGGCAACAGCGTTTCGAGCCACGCGTTCGCGCTGGTCGTGGTCAGCTTGAACCCGGCGTCCACGCGCAGCACGGCCAGTTCCTCGCCGGTGGCATCAAACGCTGCGAGCAATGCATGCGGGTCGAATTCGTCGGGGATGATGTCGAGCGTGACGCTGATCCGTCCGGAGGGGGTGTTCACCGTGACCTTCTTGTGGAACATCGCGTGCCGTTGCTGCTCGTGGCGGCGCAGGACCTCGG
This region includes:
- a CDS encoding alpha/beta hydrolase yields the protein MLRLAIASLIMIAGVTMFQDRWLYFPDRATLSEVVSDRLRAWPTPEDFRGLIAEPASPARGTAIVFHGNAGHAGHRDFYAALLTRLGLRVILAEYPGYGPRGGRVGEQNLVADAEHTIALAYRLHGGPLLLIGESLGAGVVAATSASQRDRIAGLLLITPWDRLENVATFHYPWLPVQWLLYDRYDSAAHLASFGRPVLVVVAERDSIVPARFGAALYRALGNPKRLAVVEGAEHNDWVDHVDERWWRDAISFLLEESR
- the aroD gene encoding type I 3-dehydroquinate dehydratase → MAMTRSLEVKGQPVAGGKEPLICAPLVGRDEAAVLHELEVIVAKRPDLLEWRVDFYSGISDVNRVVELAKKIRTSSAGIPLIFTRRSTREGGETIGISEEQVLSMYRAVARSSAVDFLDYELSSEPEHFEQAVALACETGTKLIASFHNFQKTPPADEIVAKLVAMEEAGADIAKVAVMPQGLEDVLTLLQATLEAQKKIRLPVISMSMGAYGSLSRLFGWVFGSSVSFAVGQKASAPGQVPIEDLRTVLEVLQRSLKGE
- a CDS encoding YajD family HNH nuclease, whose amino-acid sequence is MSKPDHERLDRLVAEARRAREQREQGYRERALKIYPWICGRCAREFTRENVHQLTVHHRDHNHDHNPSDGSNWELLCLYCHDAEHSRVLDCAGRSAGSEELSPATHQPFADLKSRLKGRT
- a CDS encoding ketopantoate reductase family protein is translated as MDIAVMGAGAVGCYYGGMLARAGHDVVLIGRAPHVEAVQRDGLFLDTQTFQARVPMRASTDAGAVRGAQLVLCCVKSTDTADAAAEMAPHLAPAALLLSLQNGVDNASRLQALLGREVAPAVVYVATEMAGPGHVRHHGRGELVIGPTAASEALAKLFAEAGVPVQISDNVMGALWAKLILNCAYNALSAITQLPYGRLVRGEGVEDVMRDVMRECLTVAQAEGVNVPGDPWEAVQHIARTMPTQFSSTAQDLARGKRSEIDHLNGYVLRKGEAFGIATPVNRVLHSLVKLLEARQAG